Proteins co-encoded in one Solea senegalensis isolate Sse05_10M linkage group LG8, IFAPA_SoseM_1, whole genome shotgun sequence genomic window:
- the LOC122773425 gene encoding protein KIAA0100-like isoform X1 gives MSLLLFSFLLILLLGIVLLCLIFRWLICTLAVRFFHTALNADLKIKSVGLFSVQGVSIQFHPQHTLEIDRIWISSKLLNQDLPRYLALCVGETRVRFDLQAPLSPLVKKSHEKKPGKISISPTKLRFLSQMLSFHISSINVMVVNLALSESLWHMTIAGITLLLDHQGKRLAWDFSVGQLSSKVLKNSQMDICLAEVALSLLLSGDVSLPDMKPGSLSLSVRTLIAELHEGLFLSHVLLPASPSKTDHEASDNERTEFIQTEAVERFHQLIPHDISVEFDNTNVILSMHSQKRHLNWTLKSLKVSYGRGYEQLHLKNFTPELSFPQSSLELRLEDGLLLSQSRQRILCVNSLKTTLQVTSIDIAGSFTVSTCIIHYRHQEFSHWLNLFPWEQLIHRKAAHKKSPLDYLPTLLFLRRLPHLDAPVMITSSVSNVNVSVQLGDTTPFALGFLSANAELQHLPDIKAEAESPESQNIHQRASLCLDNFWWRVGQGSHIQQAPHPPGKHVWGEALILDTFTLQGSFNRPRLEFSGHPPSLSVESRLKGLQVELSETCSLCLSRLLSLLCVPGLTEPQQSHVAAVTPTADDSAQNILSSQPHLLFKVDCCLEEVNVFTLSNLAGAVSLRMDTVGVLSSAESSSVSLQGLSLSVVKVLADNMETCCPASQTPNSVLKLTNIAFSYHLTTHTLQVQSEDKLIVEWTPPDHMVLYQHMSEAQACWQMLRGDGGADSPVGAVQSEGVTGQSRVLCVRVELGSTRLTAHVSEQNFILLHTEGLSVSKHAGSMHIRSPSLVFNFDGNDIVTFKSLDVEAHADLAEMQLHRDAFPFLTAPHNHIWILTCPSMSVEFPYQYNFSNTFDKAISVQKWLKTLHRSPSHTPTVQRLPPDVVFKISQFSFVFLDDVFEIKLRDNYELMKDENKESAKRLLLLDKKVADLRKQHGELLPARKIEELYSSLEKKHIEIYIQRSRRLYANTPMRKSLLTWTVSDLELVALADESLHGPDRVREQLRDIDEISPFPREGLPLVVQWCRAVKFKLAAFLVRIRDYPRYLFEIRDWELSGRLIGTEQDGQTRALRKEIVPLGQPWGDVTVLRNIPPLKFYYDFKSNISLYTIVWGPCWDPAWTLIGQSVDLLTKPTADPSPLLAWWDKSRLLLHGHWVMDIDQANLHQLATEDPYNTTENLHWEWSKLNFNWNPGHFVFKGDLDVNVRTASKYDDICFLRLPNLCMTLDLQWLCHGNPHDHHAVMVCSADNVADVTSGQPHDSYRAFRSENLNLSITMDLNQHPGREPCQPRILLYSSTLRWMQNFWATWTSVSRPICRGKLFHSLKPVRKKLSQHYKQMSYTAAFPQLQVHYWASFAQQRGIQVECNKGNVFTRGAQRLIPQAGTVMRRLISEWNVTQMISELSRVTVHLMASTWDETADHQINAQVKKTHLLSLSSLSYQRQSNRTEEEVNLKDECNASYTHKLRLVDLRASWTTTNRNIAFGLYDGYKKASVLKRNLSTEALKGLKIDTQLQTKKIKRSPSNYSPTTAPTTPVTPTVNRAEKSHSEGTSMLQKLIEETDKFVVFSEEDYGVSDQLCGIAACQTDDVYNRNWFIELVNCQMMLRGTETAGCVLVSAAKAQLLQCEHHPAWYNDTLKQKTTWTCLLDGMQYFATMEPNPSEQEDRQLWLEVKNIEEHRQRNLDSVLELMESGQAVGGMVSTTTDWNQPAQVNETQQVQRIISRCSCKMHYISYSHDINPELATQIKPPELRNNHEKEDLLKKQAGAVDTFTLIHYDLEISTNPVQYEMILDIVNNLLLHVEPRRKEHSEKKQRVRFQLEISSNPEEQRSSILHLQEAVRQHLAQIRRLEKQIYSNIRAQPEELSGDELVEINTQLQNQLNQEKNDMQMKSEELNILIRCFKDFQLQRANKLELRKPPEDVSVVRRTEIYFAQARWCLTEEDGQLGIAELELQRFMYSKLNKSDDTAEHLLELGWFSMNNLLPNAAYKRVRVVLRPQRICQSGRQFALRIFSKVRPPVGGISVKEHFEVNVVPLTIQLMYQFFKRMMGFFFPGRNVEEEEVTDEEDKFRLVTTGIPVKPRQSSEDTIGAMGPSKGVTQGLNRTTGVRRSFRKPPEHPVDDIDKMKERAAMNNSFIYIKIPQVPLCVSYKGEKSSVDWKDLNLVLPCLEYHNNTWTWLDFAMAVKRDSRKALVAQMIKEKLRLKPAAGSDVRGKVSEGKSDNGLQQQEEDEKARLLIGLSSSDKSSSKKSIFSRRK, from the exons ATGTCTCTCCTGctgttttccttccttctcaTCCTGCTACTTGGGATTGTGTTGTTATGTCTCATTTTCAG GTGGCTCATATGCACTCTGGCTGTGCGCTTCTTCCACACTGCACTGAACGCTGATCTAAAGATCAAATCAGTGGGCTTGTTTTCTGTCCAAGGAGTTAGTATCCAGTTTCACCCACAGCATACTCTG GAAATTGACCGAATATGGATTTCAAGTAAACTTCTGAACCAGGATCTGCC gaGATACTTGGCGTTATGTGTGGGTGAAACCAGAGTCAGGTTTGACCTGCAGGCACCACTGAGCCCTCTGGTGAAGAAGAGCCATGAGAAAAAGCCGGGGAAGATTTCAATCAGCCCCACCAAGTTACGCTTTCTATCACAA ATGCTGTCCTTCCACATCAGTTCCATCAACGTGATGGTTGTGAACCTGGCTCTGTCGGAGTCTCTATGGCACATGACTATCGCAGGCATCACCCTTTTACTCGACCACCAGGGCAAAAG GTTAGCGTGGGACTTCTCTGTGGGGCAGCTGAGCAGTAAAGTTCTCAAAAACAGCCAGATG GACATCTGTTTGGCTGAAGTGGCCCTGAGTCTGCTGCTGTCTGGAGACGTGAGTCTGCCTGACATGAAACCAGGTTCTCTGTCCCTGAGTGTGAGGACGCTGATCGCAGAGCTGCACGAAGGCCTCTTCCTCAGCCACGTGCTACTTCCTGCTTCTCCATCAAAGACCGATCACGAAGCAAGTG ACAATGAAAGAACTGAGTTCATCCAGACTGAGGCTGTGGAACGCTTTCATCAGCTCATTCCCCACGACATCAGTGTGGAATTTGATAACACTAATGTAATCCTGTCCATGCACAGCCAGAAAAG ACACCTGAACTGGACTCTGAAGTCTCTGAAGGTCTCTTATGGACGTGGCTACGAGCAGCTTCATCTGAAGAACTTCACTCCTGAGCTGAGTTTTCCTCAGAGCAGCCTGGAGCTACGTTTAGAGG ATGGACTCCTTCTGTCTCAGAGTAGACAAAGAATCCTGTGTGTGAACAGTCTGAAGACGACACTGCAG gtGACATCCATTGACATTGCGGGGTCATTCACAGTCAGCACTTGCATCATCCACTACCGTCACCAGGAGTTCTCTCATTGGCTGAATCTATTTCCATGGGAACAGCTCATCCACAGGAAGGCAGCACATAAAAAGAG TCCATTAGATTATTTGcccaccctcctcttcctcaggcgCCTCCCTCACCTGGACGCTCCTGTCATGATCACATCCTCTGTGTCCAACGTCAACGTGTCCGTCCAGCTGGGAGACACGACGCCGTTCGCTCTGGGCTTCCTGTCTGCCAATGCAG AACTGCAGCATCTCCCCGACATCAAGGCTGAAGCAGAGAGTCCAGAGTCCCAGAATATCCACCAGCGTGCGTCGCTGTGCCTGGACAACTTCTGGTGGAGAGTCGGTCAAGGCTCTCACATCCAACAAGCTCCACACCCTCCTGGAAAACATGTGTGGGGAGAAGCTCTCATCTTAGACACTTTCACTCTTCAG GGCAGTTTCAACCGACCTCGCCTGGAGTTCAGCGGCCACCCTCCCAGTCTGAGTGTGGAGTCGCGTCTGAAGGGGCTTCAGGTGGAGCTTTCAGAGAcatgttctctgtgtctgtctcgtCTGCTGTCCCTCCTCTGTGTCCCTGGACTGACTGAACCACAGCAGTCACACGTAGCAGCAGTGACTCCCACTGCTGATGACAGTGCACAGAACATCCTGTCGTCACAGCCTCACCTGCTGTTTAAAGTGGACTGTTGTCTGGAGGAGGTTAACGTGTTCACACTCTCTAATCTGGCAG GTGCTGTGTCTTTGAGGATGGACACTGTGGGAGTGTTGAGCTCTGCAGAGagctcctctgtgtctctgcagggtTTGAGTTTGTCTGTGGTCAAAGTTCTCGCAGACAACATGGAAACATGCTGCCCTGCCTCGCAAACTCCCAACTCTGTGCTCAAACTCACCAACATAGCCTTCTCTTACCACCTCACCACTCACACCTTACAG GTTCAAAGTGAAGACAAGCTGATCGTCGAATGGACGCCTCCAGACCACATGGTGCTGTATCAGCACATGAGTGAAGCTCAGGCGTGTTGGCAGATGCTCCGTGGAGACGGTGGAGCGGACAGTCCAGTCGGAGCCGTGCAGAGTGAAGGTGTGACGGGTCAGAGTCGCgttctgtgtgtgcgcgtcgaACTGGGCTCCACTCGCCTGACGGCCCACGTCAGCGAGCAGAACTTTATTCTCCTGCACACGGAAGGCCTCTCCGTCTCCAAGCATGCTGGTTCCATGCACATACGCTCCCCGTCGCTGGTCTTCAACTTTGACGGCAACGACATCGTCACCTTTAAGAGTCTGGATGTGGAGGCTCACGCTGATCTGGCTGAGATGCAGCTGCACAGAGACGCTTTCCCTTTCCTCACTGCTCCACACAACCACATCTGGATTCTCACCTGTCCCTCCATGTCTGTCGAGTTCCCCTACCAGTACAACTTCTCCAACACCTTTGACAAGGCCATCAGTGTGCAGAAGTGGCTGAAGACACTCCATCGCTCTCCGAGCCACACACCCACAGTCCAGCGCCTCCCTCCAGATGTGGTCTTCAAAATCAGCCAGTTCTCCTTCGTCTTCCTGGACGACGTCTTTGAGATCAAGCTGCGCGACAACTACGAGCTGATGAAGGACGAGAACAAGGAGAGCGCCAAGCGTTTGCTGCTTCTGGACAAGAAGGTGGCAGACCTGCGCAAGCAGCACGGGGAACTCCTGCCCGCCAGGAAGATCGAGGAGCTGTACAGTTCACTGGAGAAGAAGCACATCGAGATCTACATCCAGCGCTCGCGGCGCCTCTACGCCAACACGCCCATGAGGAAGTCTCTGCTCACCTGGACGGTGTCAGACCTGGAGCTCGTCGCTCTGGCCGATGAGTCTCTGCATGGACCTGACAGGGTGAGAGAGCAACTGAGGGACATTGACGAGATCAGTCCCTTCCCCAGAGAAGGACTCCCCCTGGTGGTCCAGTGGTGCCGTGCAGTCAAGTTTAAACTGGCTGCATTTTTGG tgagAATTCGAGACTACCCTCGCTACCTGTTTGAGATCCGGGACTGGGAGCTGTCCGGGCGTCTCATCGGGACGGAGCAGGACGGACAGACGAGAGCTCTGCGGAAGGAGATCGTCCCACTCGGTCAACCGTGGGGAGACGTGACAGTCCTCAGGAATATACCACCACTCAAGTTCTACTATGATTTCAAAT CTAACATCTCTCTCTACACCATCGTGTGGGGGCCATGTTGGGACCCCGCCTGGACTCTGATCGGTCAGTCCGTCGACCTCCTGACCAAACCCACCGCTGATCCCTCTCCACTTCTAGCTTGGTGGGACAAGAGTCGTCTTCTGCTGCACGGACACTGGGTGATGGACATCGATCAGGCCAACCTTCATCAACTGGCCACAGAG GACCCttacaacacaacagagaaccTGCACTGGGAGTGGAGTAAACTGAACTTTAACTGGAACCCTggacactttgtttttaaaggagaCCTGGACGTTAACGTCAGGACGGCATCAAA ATATGATGATATCTGTTTCCTGCGTCTGCCCAACCTGTGCATGACCCTCGACCTCCAGTGGCTTTGCCATGGCAACCCCCATGACCACCACGCAGTCATGGTCTGCTCTGCAGACAATGTCGCAGACGTGACTTCAGGACAACCTCACGACTCCTACAGAGCCTTTCGCTCGGAGAACCTGAACCTTTCCATCACCATGGACCTGAACCAGCACCCTGGCAGAG AACCTTGTCAGCCCAGAATCCTGCTGTACAGCAGCACTCTGCGCTGGATGCAGAACTTCTGGGCCACGTGGACGAGCGTGTCGCGTCCGATCTGCAGAGGAAAACTCTTCCACAGCCTGAAGCCAGTGCGAAAGAAGCTGAGTCAGCACTACAAACAGATGTCGTACACGGCCGCTTTCCCTCAACTACAG GTGCATTATTGGGCCTCCTTTGCTCAGCAGAGAGGAATCCAGGTGGAATGCAACAAAGGCAATGTGTTCACTCGAGGGGCACAGAGACTTATTCCTCAAG CTGGCACTGTGATGAGGAGGTTGATCTCTGAATGGAATGTGACTCAGATGATCAGCGAGCTCTCACGGGTGACCGTCCACCTCATGGCCTCCACCTGGGATGAGACGGCCGACCACCAGATCAACGCTCAGGTGAAGAAGACTCACCTGCTCAGCCTGTCGTCTCTGAGCTACCAGCGTCAGAGCAACCGCACGGAGGAG GAGGTGAATCTGAAGGACGAGTGTAACGCCTCGTACACTCACAAACTGCGGCTGGTGGACCTGCGGGCTTCGTGGACCACCACCAACAGGAACATAGCCTTTGGGCTGTACGACGGTTACAAAAAGGCCTCGGTGCTGAAGAGAAATCTGTCCACTGAAGCTCTGAAGGGTCTGAAGATCGACACGCAGCTGCAGACCAAGAAGATCAAACGCTCTCCCTCCAACTACTCTCCCACCACGGCTCCCACCACACCTGTGACGCCCACTGTTAATCGAGCAGAAAAGAGTCACAGTGAAG GAACATCGATGCTCCAGAAACTCATCGAGGAAACAGACAAGTTTGTGGTGTTTTCAGAGGAAGACTATGGTGTCAGTGATCAGCTGTGTGGCATCGCAGCCTGTCAGACTGACGACGTCTACAACCGCAACTGGTTTATCGAGTTAGTCAACTGTCAG ATGATGCTGCGCGGCACAGAGACGGCAGGTTGTGTGTTGGTGTCCGCAGCGAAggctcagctgctgcagtgtgagcacCACCCCGCCTGGTACAACGACACCCTGAAGCAGAAGACCACCTGGACCTGTCTGCTGGACGGCATGCAGTACTTTGCCACCATGGAGCCCAACCCGTCTGAGCAGGAGGACAGACAGCTGTGGCTGGAG gTGAAAAACATTGAGGAACACCGTCAGCGTAACCTGGACTCAGTGCTGGAGCTGATGGAGAGCGGCCAGGCTGTGGGAGGGATGGTTAGCACCACCACAG ACTGGAACCAGCCAGCTCAAGTGAACGAGACTCAGCAGGTCCAGCGAATCATCTCCCGCTGTAGCTGCAAGATGCACTACATCAGTTACAGTCACGACATTAACCCGGAGCTGGCCACACAGATCAAACCACCAGAGCTGAGGAATAACCACGAGAAAGAAGACCTGCTGAAGAAGCAGGCTG ggGCTGTGGACACTTTCACCCTCATTCACTATGACCTGGAGATTTCCACAAACCCTGTTCAGTACGAGATGATCCTGGACATCGTCAACAACCTTCTGTTACACGTGGAGCCCAGACGCAAA GAGCACAGTGAGAAAAAACAGCGAGTGCGTTTCCAGCTGGAGATTTCCAGTAACCCAGAGGAGCAGCGCAGCAGCATTCTGCATCTGCAGGAGGCAGTGAGGCAGCACCTCGCTCAGATTAGACGCCTCGAGAAGCAGATTTACTCCAACATCAGG gCACAGCCTGAGGAACTGAGCGGTGATGAACTGGTGGAGATCAACACACAACTACAGAACCAGCTGAACCAGGAGAAGAATGACATGCAGATGAAGAGTGAAGAGCTCAACATCCTCATCAG gTGTTTCAAAGACTTCCAGCTGCAGCGAGCAAACAAGCTGGAGCTGCGTAAACCTCCGGAGGACGTGAGTGTGGTGAGGAGGACAGAGATCTACTTTGCTCAGGCTCGCTGGTGTTTGACTGAAGAGGATGGACAGCTGGGCATCGctgagctggagctgcagaGGTTCATGTACAGCAAA ctgaacaAGTCTGACGACACGGCTGAGCATCTGTTAGAGCTCGGCTGGTTCTCCATGAACAACCTGCTGCCCAACGCTGCCTACAAG CGTGTGAGG gtCGTTCTCCGTCCTCAGAGAATATGTCAGTCTGGACGTCAGTTTGCTCTGAGAATCTTCAGTAAAGTGCGCCCCCCAGTGGGTGGAATCTCTGTGAAGGAACACTTTGAG GTGAACGTGGTTCCTCTCACCATCCAGCTCATGTATCAGTTCTTCAAAAGGATGATGGGATTTTTCTTCCCTGGAAGAAacgttgaggaggaggaggtcactGATGAAGAGGACAAGTTCAGATTAGTCACCACTG GTATTCCTGTCAAGCCTCGGCAGTCGTCAGAGGACACCATCGGCGCCATGGGCCCCAGCAAAGGTGTCACCCAGGGACTGAACCGCACCACCGGGGTCAGGAGGTCGTTCAGGAAACCTCCGGAG CATCCTGTTGATGACATTGATAAGATGAAGGAAAGAGCAGCGATGAACAACTCCTTCATCTACATCAAGATCCCTCAGGTGCCGCTGTGCGTCAGCTATAAG ggAGAAAAGAGCAGTGTGGACTGGAAAGACCTGAACCTGGTGCTGCCGTGTCTGGAGTATCATAACAACACGTGGACTTGGCTGGACTTTGCCATGGCGGTGAAAAGAGACAGCAGGAAAGCACTGGTAGCACAG ATGATTAAAGAGAAGCTGCGTCTGAAGCCGGCCGCAGGCTCCGACGTCCGGGGGAAAGTGTCCGAGGGGAAGTCGGACAAcggtctgcagcagcaggaggaagacgAGAAAGCTCGACTCCTCATCGGCCTGAGCAGCTCAGACAAGAGCTCCAGCAAGAAAAGTATCTTCAGTCGACGCAAGTGA